The Danio aesculapii chromosome 22, fDanAes4.1, whole genome shotgun sequence genomic sequence TTCTTCTACACAAAGAAAAATCTGGACTTTCTTGAGCAGAGGAGAGTCAGATGAGGCCAGCATATGTATGTGCCCATGGCTACATGCTCAAGACTTGAAATGGAGCATACCCTGCACCAAGGAGGAGAGGTTCCAGGGAGCAGATTGATTGAACATTCGTAAGGTATGTAAAGAGGGAGAGATATGACCCAGAACTTGCTTAAGACCAGACAAAGATCATGGTAGGTCACTGGAATACCAGAAAGATCAGCCTCCTCCTGCTGAGGAATAGAAAACCAGAGCCAGGAGACGAGGCAACACATAaccattattttaaacaaaatggaCTCCAGGACAGGACAGATTTTTTTACCAAAAGGTCAAAAACCAAATAATGCCCGCAGCAGGTAAAaggatgattaaaaaaatacttgcAGACTTGCTGCTACAAATGTCAGAAAAGACAGAAATCCAGAGGATAGAGCCTGAAGAGATTGTCTGATGAATTTCAAAAATAGGCCACTGGACTGGCCGATATAATAGAGGCAGCTTGAAGGGGAATCCAAAAACAGTTTGAAACAGGCCAGGGCAAAAGGACTTCAGGTTCTCATTGAGGCAAAGACCAGACAGGAGACAGACAGGTCCAATTGGAAGTATCTGAGAGGAAACCTCTCCATTAAACTTAACACACTGATGCTGGAAAATACACCTGCTACAACAAGCCATCAAAATAGAGCTGATTATCAAGGGTATGTGAACATGCTTTATTaacatgtttttcattttaaatgataaaaaatgttattatgcTATTTTGATCTTTCTACAATCAACAGCAGACAAGGAAAACATATCAGCCGATGAAGGAAACTGACAAGAAGTAAAGGGTCCAGATGTGGTGACTTTATACTGGGTGTGTATAGTAGCAGCTGTAGTAGTTATACTGATAATCGCCATAATCGAAGTATGTAtgtcattgcagacaatacaacaaacattatttaatgtgttcctctggatttttgttgtttttgttttgtttttcaaaataaacacctattccaattttggttcttgctatacattttttaaaaagttggtaTAGTAAAGAATTtatcactttgtaatgttgccaatctttttcacaacacttaaaagacatttaggaaCTGAATGCATGGGCGTACCTGGAAAATAAGACAGTGTACTCTGCTCTAAAGTCTCTATgaacttttcagcattaatggtgccatctcAGATGTGCCAGTTAGTGGACTTGTTGCtagtaacagtctggatgatcctttctTTTTTGGTCCGGagcaaataatgtaatgtaatgtgcatttatagagcacatttattgtatgtggccatacacccaaagcgcttcacagttATGAGGAGGGTCTCTCCATTCCACCAttaatgtgcagcatccacttggatgatgtgacggcagccacaggacaacggtgccagtgcgctcaccacacactagctatcggtggagtggagagagagtaatagagccaattcagtgtatgggcatgattgggaggccatgatctgaagagctgatggagggaatttggccaggacaccggggttacacccctactctttcaCGAGAAGTGCCATGTGATTTTTAATCACagcagagagtcaggacctcggtttaacgtctcatccaaaagacggcacccactgaaagtatggtgtcccctttacttttttactggggcattaggacatcacacagaccgcaggttgagcacccccttcTGGCCtcacaccacttccaacagtaacctagttatcacatgtggtctcccatccaggtattgaccaTGCTCAGCCCtgctaaagcctagttcacactacaatattttaaacatcggcagatcgctgtgctgttcacactacatgacttgattttgtgtcttttaatctctgtggtgttcacactatgcAACAccacgtaaatgatccacaagaggggggtcacacactacaagatctgacaaaaactcagctcagtcaagctaccaaaccacagccaatgaaatgttgagggaagagtcgtcagaaaaagctgaactaagcttgtgtgctgatgacatcactgacagcatTCAAGCTTTCaagaaagcatttaaaaacattgtcaataagctgatgcatcagcggatcaatcgctcatctgcaaggttcgaGTGGATTAACACACAgcgagtttttaatttttgtaatttaataactaacataagtataaataaaaataaaactaacatagtTATAACACCCTGacatttcctaaatatctgtgtgtttctttctaacattgttatatttttaaaattacataacagtaaagaactgagcatttctacctttaattaccatattggtcaaaatgactgcgtgcatgtctgctacttttcgctgtgactttaaatatgcatgcattttttgcctagcaacttcctgctaactaAAACATAACTTTTTGATACCAAAAcgtaaatttacttcagatatatttttcaaaacagcatattctgtgcagggaaatagctcctgtttgatagtgaaaataaaaaagcaagccCCAGACCTTTGCATTGTtctatcttaactacatatttataggttgtattaccaaaaaagataatatttttagggtaattgtgtcatcaaatatgatgacagacattagagcttaattttaatatctcagtagaagctttgaatgtaaatatgatgtgacaatatgatGTTTTACatgagaatggtcagaatgaGCAGTATGGTAATCCTAATAGTTATAGAATTctagttcccctgttaatatagcctactcttaGTGTTAAGGCAGAATAAAGCAAGTGCGTCTATGCCCATTCTAGCCAATTAAAGACGTTTCTGTTGGGCTCCTGAGCACACAGGCATTCAGCttatgctgatatgctctctcattggctgcagctcgtcactacatctgacctcACGTGGGGTCAAGTCGGCCGACTGCtatggaatattcagcatgctagatattggatttccgttTGCGAGGTGTCAGTGACTATTCAGCGAGCCACTTTGACGCGTtcttcagtagttcacacataaagactggcgagcTTCCAAATTTTTAACTTCCAAAATcaggctcaaatcaggcttaaaatcctgtagtgtgaactaggcttcaGCTTCAGTGAGTATCCGGTCTCGGGCTGCAGGGTGACATggcaaataagaaataataacaaaaataaataaatctgtcaacGCGTGTCCTAATGTATCATTgccgtcatctatgtggatgttgaaaTCTCCTAcatttagtattttatcagttttaactagtaagtcagaaataaaatctgaaaactcttttagaaaatttacattgggtcctgggggtctatatatggtgattataGAGAGAGATGACATATAATTTTTTCTGCATATCTCTACATATTTTCTGCATAATTCAAACAAAAGtctgtttctctgattaacattaagaaaatCAATAAGACTGATGCAACTCCACCGCCACGACCAGTCTGATGAGGCTCATGCTTATAAATATATCCCGAAGGAGCGGCTTAATTTAAACTAAAACAGTCATTTGtttaagccaggtttcagtaaaattattatttacaataagtCCTTTAGGTGCAAGTGACCTGATGTTTGGAATaccaaactttaaaaaatgtctattttCACATATTTGCTGTTTATCTAGTTTGATCATTATTCGTGTTTTTTCTATAACACAGAGTAAATTTACTTCTTGATCTAATACGAGGCACAGTTTCTATGGGATGAGCCAGATATTTGCACTAGAGATGTCTTTACTGGGCTATTTATTTAGCCTAACAAATTtaatgcttagaacatcactACATGGGCCTTCGTGATTTTGTCGCTTGCTCACTCTTGTCTCAATAATTTCCTCATTACCAGACATCAAGTCAACATTATGGATATGCAGGAGGCTCCAGGAGACACTAGATAGGGGTGATCTTTCCGCTCACATCACAGCAGCTAAAAACACAACAATGAATTCAACAAAGAGGTCATCACTCTTTTAGCTGCTGCTACTTGACTGCAGTGGTCACTCACGCCACAGACATCAGCCAGGTTAGCGTGTATCCATATAGTCATGAATTGCATTTTCGTCCAATATCAATCTCTGGCCAAACAATCAGTATTTCTAGTAATTAACCAAATTACATGCTAGAATAAATCTCAAAATGAAGACTCACTggtttaagaaaagaaaaatgatgAGGATGTAGAAGATCTCAATAAAGATATTTATTCAGCATAGCAGTCTCAATGTACATGGCAGTACACTGAGTTTAGTCAAAAATGAACCCTGAATATTCTTATACTCAAATTTTTCGTACAGGTTTAGTTTAcagcatttaaatgtaaataaagtttGTTTCTTGACTGTCGTCACAGCTGTGCTCTGTATGTTAATGCAGTTTTGACACCCAATTGTCTGAGAAGGTTCACAGTTTTCCTTTCCCATCCCCATTCAACAATCGATAACCATTTGCTCAAGATGTGGTCATCTCAAATAGTGTAGAGACAACAAATATTGACTTATCTTCTCTATTATTTGGCTCTTTTGGGAGCATCAACACACAACTTAGAGTGGAAGTTGAGTCAAGGAAGACTAATTTCTTACACTGAATGCACTAAACccttcaaatgtttatttttcagtagTGTTCGTAGCTTCTATcatagtttatatataatattagtcattatatatatatatatatatatatatatatatatatatatatatatatatatatatatatatatatatatatatatatatatatatatatgcattaatggttacaggttaacaGACaataaagggattgttcacccaaaattaaaaattctgccatcatttactcgctgttctcttgttccaaacctgtttgagatttttctgttgaacacaataaaataagtatcaataagtaaaaataaaatgttggaaacctgaaaccattgacctttatagcatttttgtttttttttttgttgttgttttgtttttgttatggaagtcaatggaaacaggtttgtaacatatttcagaatgtgtgtgtgtttaacagaaaagggaaactcatacaggtttggaatcacttgggGAGAGGACATGgtgaataaaagttatttttgggagaactatccctgtAATTTCTATTTAATCATCATTTTTAGTAGGCAACTTGTCCTAATAATGCCCTTAAATCCCTTTTTCAGCACAcgttgattaaaatatatatatatatttatatggaaAGAAAACAAACTCAATTTTAGACACGTATTACTGTGGTCTATGACATGGAGAtgtacacataactcattttcaTCTTTCAGATAACATATTCATCCAAACTGGCAATAGCTTGCTCCTTTGTGTATTGACTCCATTCATGTGAAATCACATTCCACTTGTCAAATTTCATTTCAAAGTAATTTTCCAGCTCTGTCTGAAATCTGCACACAAATCACTTCCAGTATGGCAGTTCAGAGAAGTCAGGAGTGATGCTCCACTGGGCGTAAACATGTCCTGCTGTTCTGTAATCTCGACATGGAAACCACTGACCTATATAAAACAGTTTACTGGTTCTTACTAAAGTTGTGCAAAAATCTGCACCGAGAGACTTTGATTCATCATAACAGCTACCCTTGAGTCCATCCACTCGATGGAAAGGAACACTGTGATCTCCAGCATGGTTTTCTATTGTGTTGGTGCAGGTGGCACCACAGAATGGGCACTGAACCCAACAGCACTGACAGAGATGATCAGTCAAAACCTGATCTGGTCTGTCCTCATGCTCCAGGTTTTCTGGAAATGCCTTTGTACTAAATTTACATTGTATTTCAGATGCTACTGAACCAAGTTCTACTCTTATCACATCTTCCAGGAGGTTAAAGTCATCAACACCATCATgactcactccactgaagttCTTTACAGAGAATATAAGCACATCGGAGAGCTGCTCTGTGAAGTCGTCCAGCCACTTCTGAACATCTTTGGTTGTGTTGTCTGATGTTGTCGCTCTATGAGCTGCTTTTTTGATCTTCTGCTTCAGGAGTTCAATGTTCTGCTTCATCTTGGGACGAACACTCACTTCAAACTTATCAGTAATGTACTGATTGACTTCATCTCTGATAAAACTCTCAAAGTGGTCTCTGGGTGAGAAAATGTATTCAATATACTTGTCAAAATCTTCCTGTTCTGCCAGGGCTTTGAGGATGTGTTTCTCAATTTTAGATCGGTTTCCATTCAGTGATTCACAGTCTGTCTGAATTTCATTGGCCAAATCTCTGGCAGTGTCTTTGAAGACACATTTTTGAATGGGCTCTTTCAGTTTCTGACAGATGATCTCACCAAATATGGCAGCTGATGTCGCACCCTGACAGTATTTCTGGAAAATCCTAAAGTACTCTTTGCTTTTCTTTTCAAAGTAAAAAACAGGATCATTGGCTTCCCTGAACTTCCTGTGTTGGTCTTTGATTAACTTGTTTTCTCTCTCACAGATAGACATGACCAAATCCAAGTACAATTCCTTCTTGAACACACAATTCCTTGAACGTTGCTCATAATCTACTGTTCTAGCCTTAATATAATCTGCAAGTTCTTgaatgtagattttgttgtagCCCATCTTTTCAATGTTATATGCCATGATTATTTTATCTGCTTGATGAGCAATGTCATTTACAAAGGCTCTAATTTGGGTTTCAGATTCAAACTTCAGTTTAACTGATCCAAAGGCATGTCCTGTAGTTCCACCAGATTTCTTTATTTGTATGTATTCTGAATACCTTAGCGCAGAGAAAATATTTCTGTATCTCCAGTCGTTCACACAAACTCTTTTATAGTTACTAAGGAAATTTTTCACGTCATTTAATACATCAATGTTTTTAATACGTGGAGTTTCTGCAGTAATTTGCTTAACACACTCTTTCCAAAAGGAATCAAACTCTCTTTTGAGGATAGTTTCATCATTTGCTTTGTCTTTGAGTTTTACAGCAAGTTCTTTGCTCTTTTCAAAGAGAGTGTTTTCATGACGTGTCCTCTGTGCATCAATCCTTTTCTTCATGTCTCGCTGCTGAAGAATCTCATTTAATTTTCTTGTTGTTTCTCTCACAATGTTTTCCTGAAGCTCTTTGATTTTGATGTCAAACAATGCTTTCCACTGTATCAGAATatctttatttttgtctttatcaAAAAAATCTGACATAAACCTTTCAACTTCTCCAACTTTCACACTTAGTTCATCATGAAGATGACTTTCTGAAACCTCATGAAGTGCTccattttctattttattgtgGAATTTGTTCTCTACATCGAGCATGGTTTTGCGAAGACTCCAGGACCATTTGCTGTATTCTGTCTCAAGTTTTCGGTATGTTGCAATTTCCAGACAATTTCTGAAGCTGAAAACAAATCGTTCATTCAGTAAAGCCTCCCAGAgattaataatatgtttttttaagtgcatcAGCTCTAAACCATCTGATTTTGAAGCATGGCCAAAAAATGCTTGCTTTAGGTCTTGGATGTTTTCACAGTATGATGGGTTTGGCGGTGCCATTGGTGGACTGCCCTCCCAGAGCTGTGCAAAATATTTCACATCTTCCTGAATATCAAAATTAATGATGTCATTAAAACATTCTGCATCACAGACTTCATCTTTAGCAGCAAGTTTTGTCATTTCATCCAGAGTCTTCTGAAGTCGTCTTCTTCCCTCCATGGTTTTCTCTCCAGCTGTGATTGCAGAAACGTTCTGATGTACAAACATGCAACTGGGATTCAGTTTGACTTTCTTCATCCTCATGAAGGCTTGAACAACAATCTGTAGAATTTCCTGCAGCTCTGATGGGTTTTCTCCAAAAACGTTGATCAACGTCAGATTACCAAGACCAACAACAAATGTGGCCAATTCATTGTCCTGATGTCTTGTTGATCTTTCAGCCAATTCTAGAGCACGAAGCCCTTCAGTATCAACAACCAGAATATAGTCAAACTTCAGCTGTTCTTTCATCTTCATTTCCTCTGAAACTCTGATCAGTTGCATGAAAGCTCCTCTTGTGCATCTGCCAGCACTGACGGCAAACTGCAGCCCAAACATGGCGTTCAGCATAGTTGATTTCCCAGAGCTCTGAATCCCTAAAACTGACAACACAAAGACTCTCTGATTTCCCAGTTTCTGGATGAGTTCATGAAGAACAGCAGTAACCCAGACCACAGGAACATGAGCAGCATCCCCATCCATCAGCTCCAGAGGAAATCCAGAGATCATCATGTCTGCAGCAAGACCTGGGAGAGAAGTAAAACTACACGGCAGACCTTGCTTGTTCTTGTTCTCGGATATACACGATTCATAGATCTGACCAATCTCCCTCAGGATGTGCTCCAAGCCAAAGGTTGCAGCTTGAAGTTCATCTGATATCCTATCAAGTTCTGCATGTTCATCTCTAAAATTAGTTGTCATTTGCTGCTCagtaatgtcatttttttctttcatttttaggATTTTTGACCATTTTTCATCATATTTGCAATGTAGTGCAGAAAGGTCAGCTGAGGTATATTCATCCAGTAGAACTGTGAGCCATTTCAGAAAAAACATCTTCTCATTTGGAGGTTTTGAATCCATTTCTGTAAAAAACAACTTCATGAACTCACCAGTGTCCAATGCAAACTGCTTTTCACGAATTTCCTTCATTtcctgtttctgttttatgtccACATTCGACTCGTGAGATCGATGAAGTTCTTTGTTCTTCTGACACCACTGATGCCACAGTTTCCCCTGACAGGGCAGAAATGATTCTTTGATTTCTGTCAGATTGTTTCCCGTCAGTAAGTCCATCATCTGCTGGGCTGCCTTTTTTCCTCTTCTACAGTCACCATCATGTTCCTCATCTACTCTGATTTCTGAATATTTGGAAACATCTTCAAGCCTAAAAACTGAAGATGATTTTGGAGATGATAAAGAAAGACATTCATTTATAGTTTGTATTAGTTCTTCAGATACACCTGACTGATTTCTGTCTTTTAAGccaattttatatttcatttttcgTGTCTCAGTTACTCTATGTTTATCCTCAGCAAAAAGACAAATTAGTGGTGTTGTGTCCTTGTAAAGATTTTGAATCAGTGTGGCACTTCTGTCATTCTTGTCAAGTCTAGATAGAATAACTATATTGACAGAGGACATTTTAGTGAGGATTTGAATCTGCTTCTCATGGTCTTCTGCATCACCATGAAGGTTACAAAAGGCAACACACTGAGTAAATTTATCAGTGTCTTTCCCAGAAGGACAGTACCAGGCAATCTCCACCACTCCATCCATCAGTAATCTGCTTTCACTGCTGCCTGAGCAATTTCTGTGAAAGAATGTGTTGTGTTTCTCATTGATCAGATTGTTCATTAGCTGAGATTTGGATGAAGACACTGACCCAAACCTGAAGAAGAACACCATTGGTGTTTCTGCCTTCCATACTGGCTGGGTTTCACTGCTGGTTTCACCAGCTGCATGTTTTATCTTCCAGCTTCTGCTGATTAATCTCAATGTCCAGAGAGGAAACTCAATCTCTTGTGTAAATGGATCAGGAACAAGCAGGGGCAGAGCATACTGACATTGAGACAGTTTAGTTACCATTAGCTGCTTCAAGAAACTATCAGCACGATGAAACACAGCCATCTGAACATCCATTGGATGAACAGGATCTCTCTGGCTTATCTCTTCAGTAAACAAAGGCATTTCTGTGAAAATATCAACATTACTCTCATCTTCAAGTAAGTCATTGTTCCTCTGTTGTCTGTCATGTTGTTCAATGGTATATTCAGTTTTAATGTATCTTGATCTGTAGTTCATCATCAGTAGTTTTTGTAGGAAAGTCTGAATAAGGTCCTTTTCAGAACAGGACTCGTGGGACTGTAATGAATAGGTATTTTGTAGAAGAACATCAGCAGCTTTAAGCTTAAAATGGCGTCTTATATCAAGATGGAGTCTTTGAAACAGATGCTCTTTTTTTTCACTGCTGACGATTGCACCATCCTCTAAATGCTTGTCCACTTTTAGCTGTGAAACAATACAGTGCATTAAAATGTTTTCTGAGGATTAGTTTACagaattcataacaaattattaAACTCTTCAAAgtcacagaaaataatataaactgTATCCATAAGAGGCATATATCAAAATTCTTCTCCTGTTCTGTTTTTGAACTTTAATCAAAAGCTTACCTTATGTTTCTCTTTGATCCCCGGTGTTGTGTATTCCATACCTGCTTCTTTTAACACAACAAAAGAGGGAATATTAATATGAGTTGATATTTTAACCTAGCTAACTTGTAATTAGGCAGTCTCCAGACAGCAGAATACATGCATGTGTCAAACAGTTTATTTGAAGCAATGTCAGTCTATTTGCCTTGAAAAGTGCTTTTCCATTGCCATTGTTTACCTCATTCATAACTTGTTTGCCTGATTATCTTGACCTTGTTCATgactgattattattgttttgctaCTCTCAAATGCCACCATGATTTATTACATTTGCATACATCGAATACAACTTTTATCTTTAAGATTTGATCAATCTAATCCTTGTTATTACATcttgttatttaatttaacataacaGTTGATTTACATATACCACCAAATTTTAGATTAAAATGGCAGGAATGTTGCATCAACTGTGAATGATCTACATACTAAAGTAATTAGAGAATAAGTTCAGGATCTTTCAAATTACTATTGCCATGACTATAAATTATCTTGTCAGTCGAGGTGTAACAAAGCTGGCATTATGAAATGgtaataaattatgtaaaaatgatTGTTTTGCATATAGTTGTAATTTTCTGCAAATCTGTCGCATTTCCAAAACAATCTGGTTAAGTGAATCCACAATACTTGTTGTTCAATTGTCATGTGTGCTCTGTTTGTTATATCCTCATTCCTGTTAGTGTACATGTTCTCATAGTTTCGTTTGGGCTTTGGGGATTTCATGCATGCAGTTCATAACCAATTGTAGCCCATGAGAAAATATCAGCTAATTACCAAAATCACATTGTTTTCAATGCAAACTCATTTGATTAAATCAAAGGAATAtaaaacttcaactgtaaattttcATATtcttaaagaaaaataattaatctctaagaaaaaaattcaatctCATTGAAAACATATATTCTTGCACTTTATTAGGCaatgtttcatttgtttttgtcgTGGATCATTTGTACGCACACTCATATAATTAAGTAAaggttatttataaactaattttgagaggatcacgtgcttatgattgaccacggctggtcctgcattagctatcaCATGATTTACCtgtcagacgattcctaactcactatacaTAACCAGTGTTTCTTACCTCAGtgtcttcatcttgaagaatacCCCCTCCCACCCCTACTTCCCCCTTCTACCCCTACTTCCCCCTTCTTTTCTAGTGGGCAATAGGGCGgttaagtggttagcactgttgcctcacagcaa encodes the following:
- the zmp:0000000606 gene encoding LOW QUALITY PROTEIN: interferon-induced very large GTPase 1 (The sequence of the model RefSeq protein was modified relative to this genomic sequence to represent the inferred CDS: substituted 1 base at 1 genomic stop codon), whose amino-acid sequence is MNGLPDLTVDPSLSRMDNNLNIVLFGSTAAVQFQDDNILLGETKANVENVARSRIVSSQMKILGRHVSVINLIGFHETALDLDQIAGQLVNENKIVAFIFVVRLGQLTDADKMGIEWLQSVFGDRVLRFVMILFTYENEEESDSIIDDLKKNSALEQLIEKCGGSYHTCSKIMNKKSDIRDLMKKIEQLFIDNDQQFYTSEDVSKSGMEYTTPGIKEKHKLKVDKHLEDGAIVSSEKKEHLFQRLHLDIRRHFKLKAADVLLQNTYSLQSHESCSEKDLIQTFLQKLLMMNYRSRYIKTEYTIEQHDRQQRNNDLLEDESNVDIFTEMPLFTEEISQRDPVHPMDVQMAVFHRADSFLKQLMVTKLSQCQYALPLLVPDPFTQEIEFPLWTLRLISRSWKIKHAAGETSSETQPVWKAETPMVFFFRFGSVSSSKSQLMNNLINEKHNTFFHRNCSGSSESRLLMDGVVEIAWYCPSGKDTDKFTQCVAFCNLHGDAEDHEKQIQILTKMSSVNIVILSRLDKNDRSATLIQNLYKDTTPLICLFAEDKHRVTETRKMKYKIGLKDRNQSGVSEELIQTINECLSLSSPKSSSVFRLEDVSKYSEIRVDEEHDGDCRRGKKAAQQMMDLLTGNNLTEIKESFLPCQGKLWHQWCQKNKELHRSHESNVDIKQKQEMKEIREKQFALDTGEFMKLFFTEMDSKPPNEKMFFLKWLTVLLDEYTSADLSALHCKYDEKWSKILKMKEKNDITEQQMTTNFRDEHAELDRISDELQAATFGLEHILREIGQIYESCISENKNKQGLPCSFTSLPGLAADMMISGFPLELMDGDAAHVPVVWVTAVLHELIQKLGNQRVFVLSVLGIQSSGKSTMLNAMFGLQFAVSAGRCTRGAFMQLIRVSEEMKMKEQLKFDYILVVDTEGLRALELAERSTRHQDNELATFVVGLGNLTLINVFGENPSELQEILQIVVQAFMRMKKVKLNPSCMFVHQNVSAITAGEKTMEGRRRLQKTLDEMTKLAAKDEVCDAECFNDIINFDIQEDVKYFAQLWEGSPPMAPPNPSYCENIQDLKQAFFGHASKSDGLELMHLKKHIINLWEALLNERFVFSFRNCLEIATYRKLETEYSKWSWSLRKTMLDVENKFHNKIENGALHEVSESHLHDELSVKVGEVERFMSDFFDKDKNKDILIQWKALFDIKIKELQENIVRETTRKLNEILQQRDMKKRIDAQRTRHENTLFEKSKELAVKLKDKANDETILKREFDSFWKECVKQITAETPRIKNIDVLNDVKNFLSNYKRVCVNDWRYRNIFSALRYSEYIQIKKSGGTTGHAFGSVKLKFESETQIRAFVNDIAHQADKIIMAYNIEKMGYNKIYIQELADYIKARTVDYEQRSRNCVFKKELYLDLVMSICERENKLIKDQHRKFREANDPVFYFEKKSKEYFRIFQKYCQGATSAAIFGEIICQKLKEPIQKCVFKDTARDLANEIQTDCESLNGNRSKIEKHILKALAEQEDFDKYIEYIFSPRDHFESFIRDEVNQYITDKFEVSVRPKMKQNIELLKQKIKKAAHRATTSDNTTKDVQKWLDDFTEQLSDVLIFSVKNFSGVSHDGVDDFNLLEDVIRVELGSVASEIQCKFSTKAFPENLEHEDRPDQVLTDHLCQCCWVQCPFCGATCTNTIENHAGDHSVPFHRVDGLKGSCYDESKSLGADFCTTLVRTSKLFYIGQWFPCRDYRTAGHVYAQWSITPDFSELPYWKXFVCRFQTELENYFEMKFDKWNVISHEWSQYTKEQAIASLDEYVI